GGGGGTGCCGCCGTGGCTGGCGAGCAGCGGCCCCTCCAGGGCGATGCCGGGGATGTGCGGCAGCTTGCCGTTGCGGCGCAGGTCGGCGTACCGCTGCATGAACCACTCGAATTTCTCGAGTGCGGACCGGTGGAGATAGAGCGTGGGGATGCACACCACGCCTTCCTCAGCCGATCTGCGGTCGAGCAGCGCGAGATCCAACTGGGAGAACTCCGAGAAGTCCACCTCGCCGAAACCGTGGCAGTGCACCTCGACCGGGAGGGCTGGCGTCTCATTCATGGGCTGTGCATCTCTCTTTCATTTCCTGATCCCGTGGACGTGCAGTTCCTCGAGCGCTCGCGCGTCGTCGAATGCGCCGAGGGACTCGAAGTAGCGCACGGTCTGCCGGGACATGGCGGCAAGGTGCTGGCTGAGGATCTCCGGCGTGTAGGTCTCCGCCACGACGCGGTGCGCGTCGTCCTCGCCCAGCCCGTAGCGGATCAGTTCCTCCCGGATCGCGGGCAGGTCCGGGTGGAGGAACGTCGTGATGAGCCGGGGCACCAGCCGTGCCGCGGCACGCCGCTCCGCCGGCGAGAGCTGGCCCCACATTTGCCGCAGGAACATGGCGAAGTACGCGTGGTGGCGCCCCTCGTCACCGGCGTGGTCGCGTACGGTCCCGGAGACCGCGGTCACCACCTCGGAGGTGTCGGGGATCTCGGCCAGGCTCGCGGAGATCAGGGTCTCCGACACCACCACGAAAAGGATCTCGGCCAGCGCGCCGTCCGCGGGCGGGAGTTCGTCGAGGAGCCGGTGGAGCCGGTCCAGGAAGAACGGCTGCCGCGGCAGCCGCGGCGCGATCTGGGTCCGCTGCTCCACCTGTCGCGCCAGGTCGATGGAGAACAGCGTGTGGTACGCCTCGTCGCAGTAGATCTTGTACGCGTCGAACCGCATCTCGTCCGGGAGTTCCACGCCGACGGAGCCCTGCGCGATGGACAGCACCGTCCGGTTGACCACCAGGGACTCCAGCCGTGCCGTGAAGTCCAGGTAGCGGTAGAGGTGTTGGACGAGTAATTCCTCGTGGACCGCCGCGGGCAGCTCCTTCACCAGCGGGTGCTGGGTGATGGGGACGAGATCC
This portion of the Streptomyces sp. 2114.4 genome encodes:
- a CDS encoding diiron oxygenase — translated: MCGTAGMFVGCAALTQCPKQLLLHRVAADDAPEPRSAPGDYRSPFRNWHERAAVRQSPRRTLREDESGRHYFPPDLVPITQHPLVKELPAAVHEELLVQHLYRYLDFTARLESLVVNRTVLSIAQGSVGVELPDEMRFDAYKIYCDEAYHTLFSIDLARQVEQRTQIAPRLPRQPFFLDRLHRLLDELPPADGALAEILFVVVSETLISASLAEIPDTSEVVTAVSGTVRDHAGDEGRHHAYFAMFLRQMWGQLSPAERRAAARLVPRLITTFLHPDLPAIREELIRYGLGEDDAHRVVAETYTPEILSQHLAAMSRQTVRYFESLGAFDDARALEELHVHGIRK